The genomic region AACATGCGCCTGCGCTCCAGGCTGATGATGGAGCTGATCGGCAGGATCAATGCCTGGGAGCTGTCCCAGAAGGAGGCGGCCAAGCGCCTGGGAATCAGCCAGCCGAGGTTGAACGATCTGCTCAATGGCAAGATCGACAAGTTCTCCCTGGACGCATTGGTCAACCTGTCGGAACCGGCGCAATTGGGTGTCGACCTGTGCTTCGGGCAAGGAGTGGTCCAGTCGAGCTGATTCACACAAACATCTTGGCGGCCTGCTAATCTGCTCGCCACGTTTCGTTTGGCGGCTTTCCCCATGTTGTTCCTGCGCCTGCTGTTTTCCTGTGGCCTGTTGATGGTCGCTACCTCGGTTTCGGCCATGACGATCTACAAGTACGTGGACGCCAATGGCGTGGTCACCTACAGCGACCGCCCGGTACCGGGAGCCCAGGTGTTCGTGTTTCGCGATCGGATGGTCGAGCACCTGGAGCGTCAGGTGCGCCTGGACATTCGCAAGCACAAGGGCGGCGACGAGGTGTTCGTGCGCAACGACCTGTATGCGCCGGTGGAGATCGAGCTGAGTTTCGGCGCCTTGAAGAACGTCAACGGAGCGCCCATGCAGCCGATTCGCAAGGTGTTGCCGGCGCGCAGCAACCAGCGCCTGGCGCTGCTCAGCGCCGCCCAGGCCGGGCAGCCCTTCCTGTATACCCCGAAATTCCGTTATTCCCTCGGTGATCCCGGCGGTCAGGCCCAGGGCTATCGTTATCCGTTTCCCTGGCGCGGCGGTCCGTTTCGCCTGACCCAGGGGCCGAACGGCGAGTACAGCCATCACGGTGCCAAGAGCCGCTACGCGATGGATATCGCCATGCCGGTGGGGACACCGATCATTGCGGCGCGGGGCGGGGTGGTGGTCAAGACCGAGAATGAACAGTCCGGGCGCGGCAAGAACCCGGCGGGCAATTTTGTCCGGATTCTGCACGACGACGGCACCATGGGCGTCTACCTGCACCTCAAGCAGGGCTCGGTGAGCGTGCGCGAGGGCCAGCGGGTGGCAGTGGGCAGCCCGCTGGGGCTGTCGGGCAACACCGGCAACAGCACCGGGCCGCACCTGCATTTCGTGGTGCAACGCAATACCGGGCTGGGGTTGGTGTCGATTCCGTACCAGTTCAACCAGCCAATGGAGGCGTTGCCGAACTTCGCGGTGGGTGGGCAGTGATCCTGGACTGCCCCCAAGAAATTGGACACTAATCCGGGGCAGTCCATCCTGTGGGAGCCGGCTTGCTGGCGATCCGCCGCAGGCGGCCATCTACCGATTCTGTAGCGTTCATGACACCGCTATCGCCAGCAAGCCGGCTCCCACAAGGAGTCTATCTATCCCCGATCAGTCGAGCTTGAGGACCTTGGCCAGGATGATCTTCGGCCCCTTCATCTTCTTGATGATGATGCGCAGACCTTCGACCTCCATCACCTCTTCCTCCTCCGGTACGCGCTTCAGGCTATCGTAGACGAGGCCAGCGAGGGTTTCCGCTTCGATATGGTCCAGGTCGATGCCTAACAGCCGCTCGACCTTGAACAGCGGCGTATCACCGCGAACCAGCAGCTTGCCTGGCTGGTAGGCGAGGATGCCGCGTTCGGCCTTGCGGTGTTCGTCCTGGATGTCTCCGACCAGCACTTCGAGCACGTCTTCCATGGTCAGGTAGCCGATCACCTTGCTGTCGGCTTCCTCC from Pseudomonas asplenii harbors:
- a CDS encoding helix-turn-helix domain-containing protein, coding for MTGHANAERFSSVWDALEETPREAANMRLRSRLMMELIGRINAWELSQKEAAKRLGISQPRLNDLLNGKIDKFSLDALVNLSEPAQLGVDLCFGQGVVQSS
- a CDS encoding peptidoglycan DD-metalloendopeptidase family protein — its product is MFLRLLFSCGLLMVATSVSAMTIYKYVDANGVVTYSDRPVPGAQVFVFRDRMVEHLERQVRLDIRKHKGGDEVFVRNDLYAPVEIELSFGALKNVNGAPMQPIRKVLPARSNQRLALLSAAQAGQPFLYTPKFRYSLGDPGGQAQGYRYPFPWRGGPFRLTQGPNGEYSHHGAKSRYAMDIAMPVGTPIIAARGGVVVKTENEQSGRGKNPAGNFVRILHDDGTMGVYLHLKQGSVSVREGQRVAVGSPLGLSGNTGNSTGPHLHFVVQRNTGLGLVSIPYQFNQPMEALPNFAVGGQ